The genomic segment ATTGATTCCGTATTACAAAACATAAATGtgattgttaaaaatatttacagAAAAATGCTGCTAACGGCCGACTCACACTTTTACAATATACCAGTAAATACAAGCTTTTCGTCAGTGCATATACCTACAAACGTGTACGACATGTCACCAGCGGTGATCGAGGATATAAAGAAAACCGAGATCCTCGACAATATCTTCCAACAAAACTACGAGTCAGATCCGGCTTTGTCTTGGCAATATTTCGGCTCTGTCACGGGAATGTTGAGGCAATATCCTGCCATGCAGTGGAAAATGGATCCTACGCAGGGGAACGAAGGAGGAaaggaagaagatgaagaaaagCCTGACATTTATGATTGCAGAGTACGTAGCTGGTTCATTGAGGCAGCGACTTGTAGCAAGGACATGGTAATACTGATGGATACCAGCGGCAGCATGACGGGCATGGGAAAGACTATTGGTGAATGAAATATTAGTATTTCAACCTTTTAATTGTAGGGTGGAGTTAAGTTAACTTAAATGAGAAATAATTTCTATGAGAATATCCTTTGTAATAGTAAGATATGATAGAACTACGTTAACTTTGATTCagttttaacattttttaagaAACTGTTTAGTTTCTGTCCAATTTATGACTCTACATATTTCTACGTACTCGTATATGTACTTTATGcgttaataaaatttgaaacttaTAACGGTCTGACGCGACCACGGAAAATGTGCTAGAATCAAAATTAGAACGCATTTGTGGTTGCTCCGTGTAAACTATGTAATGCATGTTTGGAATGCACCGCGAATCTGAGGTTACACGTGCAGTATTTAGTGACGATAGAGTATATTGACGCAATCGTATCGCATAAATCTTCGCAAAGATTAGGTAATCTTTTCATTCTTGGTATAGTATAATCACataaaaacaattattttaATGATGTGAAAACTAATATTAGTCCAATTTCCTTTCCTTCCTAGGTGAAATGTTCAAGATGCTTATCTTCATTCTTTCATAAATGTTTTTTCAGCAAGGACAACCGTGAACGCAATATTGGATACTCTCTCAAATAATGATTTCGTGACTGTATTGAGCTATACAAACGTGACATACGATGTGGTGCCCTGCTTCAAAGACATGCTAATCCAGGCTACTCCAGAAAATGTGTACACTTTCAAGAATGCTATAGCAAATGTTAAAACAGAAGGACTCGCTAATCTAACAGAAGCATTCACTAGAGCTTTCAACCTACTAAGCACATACAGAGAAACACGCGGGTGTGGTGCAGACACATCGTGCAACCAGTTAATTATGCTTGTCACGGATGGCGTTCCTGGAAATCTGACAGAAGTAAACCAATATCTCataaaaaattacgttatttATCTAAGCTGCTAATTATCTCCTGGTCTCTTTCTCTTAAAACTGTAGATCTTTTCTGGAGCACATTTAGTAAGAAAAAAGCGATTTTATCTGAAGAGATAATtggaaaaataacaataatggAGACAATTTTCTAGGGGATCTAcatgtacatacgtacatatatatataatccaaCCATTTTTCTATACATCTATCTGAATGCTATTATTCATAATGTAGAGAAAATCCCTTTAATTAATTGCTCTATCATAGAAATACGGAGCTCGCTTCTGTCTACAGACCATTTAACCTCCCACTTGTGCTTATTGTAATTCGCTCTGGTTGAGCTACGTTTCCACAAGAATTATATTATCGAGCGTAAGAACACGCTACGTTGTCGCGAAACCGCACTAAATTTAAGTAGGTCCGGTGAGCGCGATTTCCATTGGAGAAAAAGGTCGCGTTTTCAGCTGTATCCTCGACGAGTAGCTCTTCAGTTTTATGAGATCCCACTCGAATCGACGAGAATCATAGCGATCTCTGTCTTTCTATCTGTACCTCTCTTTCTTTTCCGCTCCTTTCATCTTTCTCCgatcttcttctctttccttcATCTTTTCTCCTTCTTACCATCATTTCCTCGTACTCTTTCCCTCTTTTCACGCTACTCCGTCGGTCTCTCACAATTTTCTCTCCTTCTTACTCAGTATCTACGTATATACCGATGCTCTTCACGCGACAGTGGTCGCATTTCCTTATCACTCTTTCTAGCGCTTAGAAAACGCATCATCAACGATAACGCCGCGGCACAGTTGCACCACGATTACGCGAAACTTTATGGCTGTGAATATGCTGCCCCGAACGACCTTCTTCTTATActctatttctttttactaTCTATTCGAACTaactttatttttgttatttttatcaaGTAACATTCGAAAGGATATGATctatatgaattttatttagGTATTCAGAACATGGAACTGGCGAGATAATGACACACACATTCCTGTACGAGTATTCACATATCTTTTGGGAAAAGAAGTTACCAAAGTTCGAGAAATTCAATGGATGGCTTGTCTAAATCGCGGCTACTATACGCATGTTCACACACTAGAAGAAGTTCGGGAACAAGTGTTGAAATACATCCCCGTGGTCGCACGACCTATGGTTCTTCAGGATGTGGTGCATCCTGTCGTTTGGACCCATGCTTATGCGGACATTACGGTGAGATAATCACTTTATACAGATAACTAATaattgtataatgtataatcacgttataatttttaatctttGTCGTGTAAACAATTGATCTATAATTAATTCATAATCAAAATTACCCGACTATTAGATCATTTTAGGTGTTCGAAGAAAGTAAAACGTTTGACTATGTTAACAATCTGTACACATCGAAAAGCATCTATGGCACTGTTTCCTCTTTGACCATTTCACTTTGTACATAGTGTCCCCAATTCTGTAAATTTTCTGATTCACCTTCCGTTAGAATCCAGCACTCGCCACTTGGTTGTGGCTGGTGATGCAGCACAAGGAGCAACAATCACGGCTTCAGAAACTTCTGAAAGGAAAACGTCTGGGCGTTCGAATAAATGAGGACGATACCTACATACAGAAGGTTCAGAGCAAGCAACAATCATCCCTGTAGCTTTAAAGCTGCCTTATCGTGCTCGATGCGCTCTTTCCCTTGGCATCTAGTTGAATGTAGAAATAGTAGTACACCCAGCAGATAAATTTAGGCGAATCCTGCATATAATTATCATTAGCCAGGcacttttattttaatttccattcgcGTTTAATTTTGCTCCCCTGTATCCCGAAAATTAATCCCATTGTAAAATGCGATTTTTTATTGACCTATTGTTAAAGCGTTTTGAATGGAAATAAAGTTTAGTATTTTCTTTGCATGCAATACTTTTGTTAGGAAATGTAAGTCGTAAAATATTAGTTAATGGCAAACAAGACTGCACAGCATCTATAAAATGTTTAATAGTTCTTTAGATTTTATAGCACAACCTCAAAcgttatcattttttttttatatatacaagTGTGATTTTTTTACACTGATTGAATCATAGAATAACACGAAATAGAATATAGTATACACGTAGAGGGGAAAACAAATTAAATCTATACCTATGAGTTTACAAACttacaaataattaaattgtACATCTAACAGCTCCACAAGAGTGAGGACGTTCGACAGGATGCATCTCTATTGAACACAACAGCTTGGCAGGAGTACAGGCTCCTTACATCCGTCAGTACGCCAGTGTTCGACCGTAAAGGGAATCGCAACAATCGGACAAGAATAGCGAATTTACTAGGTGTAGCCGGTACGGATGTACCAATTGACGACATTCGAAAGCTTACATTGCCATACAAGCTGGGCGTGAATGGATATGCTTTCATCGTGTCCAACAACGGATATGTGATTCTGCACCCAGATTTGAGGCCCGTTTACAAAGGCACATTAAAGCGGAATTACAACAGCATAGATCTCACGGAAGTGGAGATCTTGGACGATGGTCGTGGCCCAAGGtagtttcctttattttttggatttacatttacaaaaatatagtACGTCTGAAACATATATGATATGTTTGTTTGTATAGCGTGAAATTTAATAAAGTTCTAAATTTTACTCTCATTCTTTCctaaagaataaaaaagtaaaagataTAATAATCTATTCTAAAAGCTTGGTCATGATAAATCTCCGAAGTATAGCGGTTCCTGAAAGAGGAAGATATTGCTTTCGTGCCACGCGGCAGACCTTAGAGGTTTAAGAAGAGTTTTTATTAAAAACGGGTACAGGAACCCCGGGCCAGAGGTGCTGGAACTACGAGCCGCGTTGGTGGACCACAAAAAAGGCAGCTTAAAAGGAGTACCCGTGAAATTGCATTACGACGACAACCGTCGTGTGTCTCTCGAAAGACGTGACTACTTCTTCGCGCCTCTCCCTGGAACGCCCTTTGGCCTTGCGGTCGCTATACCCAACTATGGCACAACTTGGATCAAGGTAATCCTTTCAGGATATCGTATGTACACACGCATTGCTAGAAGTTTACGGAATCCCGGAGTATCTCGGCTAGTTCCGGTGAACCCGATGCCACAAACTCGGACTCGCGTTCTCGAGATTGTGGAGCGCATAAACTTTGAAACCTAGAGCAAGCTTAGATGGTAAACAGCAACCATCTGCGGAAACCTCCTAATGGTCGATCGAGCGCGGAAAATTCCTTGCAATTAATGTAACTTTGAGGTGAAGTTCGAAACTTATGGTTTAACAATCAATAGTAAAAATAACGGAAACGGCAACATATATTTTTCGCTGTTTTTAAAAACGTTTAAAGATACATtcgattttgaaaaaataatAGTTTACTTTGTTGAATAATAGCTTTCTCTTTTTCAACATATTACTGGTTATCCTTAATTCATcctaaattatcattttcataaaaaaaatttcctaaattaaaaattttatcacATATTGTTCAAGGTTGGAGACGAAATCCGGAGGAACCAGAACTTGAAGGTGAATATCTCCGACTTCTTTATGGGCAACAACTGGCGAGTACACCCCGGTTGGGTATACTGTCGCTTTCACTATTTAGAGGGTCACGAATTCAACAGTCCCGAACAAGAGTTGAGACACTTCCTGGACCTGTTAAATAAGCCTGGCTGGCGTTGGTCTGAACAGTACGAAAATGAAACTGACGATGTTCCTAACTGTGGTAGACGGACTTTGTCACAGGatgattattattgtaacaagGAATTGATGCAGCTGTTAGTTTTCGATGCAAAAGCAACGAATGCCAGCTTCAATAGCGATTTTGTATTGGACGATCCCCGAGCGCGACAGTTAGCAGAAGATTATGGAATTTTTTTAAGATTCGTCGCCACTCAGAGTGGTTTAACTAGATGGCATCATTTAGATACAAACAAATTACCCGAAGACGATGATGGCATTGTTTTTGGTGATCTTCACAGGAGAGCTGTAAACGAACCTTGGTATAAAGGTGCcattttccaaaatattttagatcctAACAGCATATCTCTGTCAGGTGATTGGAAAGATCATTTCTTAATGAAATTGCTTATCTACTTCCTTAACGTTTAAATATCTATTTACCTTTTAAATTGTTTCAGTTCCTTGGGAAGCAGGAGTAAATGCTACAGTAACAGCTTCGATTGGAATATTCCCTAAAGACGACCGCAAAACTGCACCAGCAGCAGTGATCGGTTTTCAAATGCCAATGAAGCATCTTTATAAGAGATTTATTAACCTAACTTCCGGCCAAACAAACTCAACCTTGATAAACTGCCGCAATTTATGGATAGATTGTTACTTGCTCGATCAGAATGGCTTTATCGTGATATCAGAAGCGCACAACGACACCGGTCAGTTCATGGGGACACAGGAGGGTGCAGTGATGAATTCCATGGTCGGCCAGGGTCTCTATAATCCTGTCGATATTTACGATTATCAAGCCTGGTGTGAGGAAATTGTAAGTACTTGAACTTATAGTATATTGTAGTAACCGAAACAATCATACCTTTTCTTCGTTTCTGCTTTTATAAATTGTCATGTAACGATTAATTTCCATATGTAACGACAAGATTTTTCCGTAGTAAGACCTGGACAAATCTTATTTCCTTTCCATTTTTACCTTTTTCTCCTACCCTACTATAACCAGCATTCACAATCGTATAACATATAAACTTCAAGTTTTCAAGTTCCATCACCGAGCGAGAGTTTGTTAAAAGCTCTGTATTTCGAGAAGCATGCGAGTGTAAGGTAAAGTTTCGAAAAGAAGCCCAAGAAACAAGTAAAACAAATAATCGAAAAGTTCCTGGAAACTGTACGATTCCGTCCGCTctttggcgacatatttctaattcgTGCCAAGTTCCACCGAAGAAAAAGTTCTCTCGCCGGGCGAAAGATAGCCGTAACTTGTCGTGGAACGTTTCGCAAACAAAATGAGAAACTTGGCCGAGACAAAAACAATCTCACGGGAACAAAACCGTATCCACAGCGCATCAGCGGTGCGGCCACCTCTCTGACGGACCCACTGATGTACATCTGGAAACTGTTGCTCTGGTTTCTGTTACGTGTGACGTGGTTCACGACCCAGTTCGTGAACTTGCCAGTCGGCTACGCCAAAGTCCATTTCGATGAAGACGCCCCGGACCCGCCGCCTCCGCCTCGCCCTTGTCTCTACCATTATCCTTGCGACCAGAAAAGGGTACTTTATATGATGAACAACACGATCGCTGGCCAGGGCATCACGAATCATTCGGATTATTGCTCAAGGCCGTTCTATGCTCGTAGGGTCAGTGTCTTTCATTTTACCCTCGAGTAGTATATACTTTACCCTTAAATTGATCTAAAacatgaaaaaagaaaacacgaaTGATATGGTTTGCAGGTCCCGCATACAAATTTATTATTGGTGGTCGTCGATGCTATGTATCCAACCTGTTACAAGAGATTAGAGGTAACACCGGTGACAATTTCTCCGCTTGAATACGCGAATGGCTCGGAAAGCGCGCCTTGTCATAAAATTCCACTAAACGACCTTAAAAGGAGGCGTCTTGAAGGCTGCTTCACGGAGCATCCATTGGAGTATGAGATCGAGGACTGTGGAGGGGCATCACAATTGACTGTAtctttgctattattttctACCGTTGTAGCTAGAATCTTATATACGTTTATATAATTGTTTAAAACAAAAAGATTATGGATTCGTTTAACGATATTGATTGCCTTGAGTGCGATGCGAATTACAGTATATAAATGATATGATAATAATAACGTTGATATTTATTGCGTCAAACCTTATctttttgcaaaaaaaaaataaaattaaaaattgaaacatGATTAAGATGAATTAatcttattaaaagaaacgtaagATTGATGATTACTGTAACTTCGATAGCTATTCAGATTAGAAATATTTAGCTTGATGTTTTGTAAAGCAGACTATGTTCTTTTTTTGTGGACCAAAGACATCGAAGAACGAATCGATCGTAgcgaagaaaagggaacataaaGTCTGGCGAAATATCTCCCTATCCATGCAAGATACGATTTTCTGTTGGCGTCGGAATGTCTGTTGATAGGGTGAAAGGAGCTTGCCCCAGAAAATGTTTTGTTCCCTCCTCCACTCGGATATTCAGATCATAACTCCTTCACCAGcttaattgtaattttttattccATTTTCTTGTATCGAATAAAATTATACTCGTTAAAAATGGCTAATCAAAGTTAATCAGTTtctttttcaagaaaaattaattattcaacAATTCCTGTTTTAGAAAAGCTTCCATTAACGCCAACTCATTGGATTCCTCATCTCCTCTTTCCTATCGCTAAACAAGATAAAAAATTCAAAGATGACCATTTCTTAAATCTGGACGATAACCATAACAGGTATTTTCTCAGATCTAACAACAGATTCACTAATCCTTTCATTCTTAAACCaatcaatcgttatattttatcaaCTCCGTCATTCCTCATATTCCAAGAAATCTGCGAAAACTTGTCGAATCAACGAAGAACTCGAACGTTCTCCCTGATTCTATAAATTTGCGAAAACATCAGTCACCTATAATAACTACGAGAATCGCCGCTACGAAAATCTTTGGAAAAACAAGGGCGGCAGAGCTCGAAGGTGACTTTTCCGAGAGACAAACATTATTATCAATTTCGTAAGGATGTTTATACGAACGGCGACGCGGCGTCGGGACTCGCCGGCCGTTCCGACGCCTCTCTGCTCGTCATCCCGCGCAAGCTCCACGTCTCGCCGAACGATCGATAAACCATACTGGCGAGTACCGTGGTGTTCGGAGTGGAACGGTGCGCGCACTGTATGGCGacgacgtcgacgacgacgacgagcaCGACGACAACGACTACGGTCGGACCGGAGTATCCTTAATGTCAGACGCGAGCCTTCTCTCGGCCTCAGTTTTGTTTACCGTGTCCTCGCGTAAACACCGGAGCGCCGAAGAAGACGAGAGTTATGAGGCTCCGTTTCCTGCCTGCTATCGTCATCCTAATCCTGATCGAGGCACATGGTGACAACATATCGTCCGATAAGTAAGTTCGAAACGACTATTTATCCAGTAATTCGTACATGagaatttttccatttttttttccttctccACGTTCGAATTTTATGTAGTTGATAGAACGGTTGGAATTGTCAGGAGTTTATTACGATTAGTCCACATGTGCAACCCTTGATATAAGGAAAACGTGGATGTTGATACACGCTCCTCGTTGGTATGTTTGTGTAGGTCGTCCCTTTGTAGTTTTAGCGAAAGTCGCTTGGAATAATTGGAGATTTTACAAGAGACGTAGAATGTTGAAAACGAGGAACGGTAGAGTTTATGGATTTCATGTAACACACGTTTATATTCTTTCTATTATCGGCATTTTGAAACATTTGATGACATTTGAGCATTGACAATTGAGATACTTAAATAGATAATTGTGTAATCATTTACAAATGATATGGGTACCTTTAGATTTGACTTACTATTTCGTGCAGTTATAAGAAATTTCAATCTGTCTCCAATTGGTGAACCGTAATATTTCAAATACATCCACTGCttatataacattaaaataatataacataacatTATGTTAGACTAGTAGTACAGGAGTAGCACGACCATTTGAAATTTATTCTCTGTACAGAGTGGGAACATGGGCAAAACAGTTAGGTTTCGAGTTGTCGCAGTTGGGCAAGTTTGTGACCAACGTGGACAAGTTCACCGAGAGCTACAAACAGGCAGCGGTGAAGCCACGTGATGGCACTGCTTTAGTCCACGAGATCGCTAAAGACATCAAAGCCATGATGGAATCGAAGATATCAGCTATTAAGGTACATAGTCTAATCTAACCAGCCTGGAAATAAATCCTAGCGctacaaatttattaataaacggcCTTTAATAATATAGATTGTAACAATCGGTCAGCTTTTAGGTAAAAATCATGCAATTCGTAAATGTCGTATTTAAAATGTTATCATAGAGAATCATGGATGTCGCGGAAACATCAGCCTTGTCCGCTCCAGATGCCGATCCTCCGGAGTCCTTCTTATATATCAACGCAAAGAATAACACGATCGAACTGAAACACAGTGCTCACTTCGGCGGTCAAGTCAATTTGACCATGTCGGCAGTTCACGTTCCGACGAATGTCTATGATCGAGCATCCAACGTAATTAGAGCGATCAAATGGTCCGAGGAGTTGGATAAAACCTTCATCAACAACTACGAACAAGATCCTTCATTGTCCTGGCAATATTTTGGTAGCGCGACTGGTTTTATGAGACAATATCCTGCGATGAACTGGTTGATGGAGCCTGTGGATTTGTTCGACTGCAGAACCAGAAGTTGGTACATCGAGGCAGCTACCAGTCCAAAAGACATTCTTATTCTTATAGATACTTCCGGTAGTATGACAGGGATTCGCAGAGAAATTGCAAGACACGTAGTGAATAATATTCTGGACACTCTTGGAAACAATGATTTTGTTAACATCATAACGTTCTCCAACGTTACGAAAGAGGTAATTGACATAGAAATGATCCTATATTAAGAACGAACAGCTAGATTTTATAACAAGACAAATATGAGTTAGTTATCGATCATATTTATGATAACCAGTTATGGAACCAGTGAAAAATGGTATTCTAGGTGGTGCCATGTTTCAACGACACCTTAGTACAAGCTAATTTAGCGAACGTGAGGGAATTAAAGAGAGCTATCATGAATCTAGACACGGAGAAGATTGCGAATTTCTCCCTGGCCTTGACCACCGCATTCGAGCTCCTCGGAACCTACCGAACCGAGAGGGAAGGAGCTAGGTGCAACCAAGCGATTATGCTGATAACAGACGGCGTTCCTTATAACTACAAGGAGATCTTCGAGACATACAATTGGGAAGATAATTCCAACGAACCCTTTAAAGCTGACATGCCTGTCAGAATGTTCACTTATCTGATTGGCAGAGAAGTGGCAGACGTAAAGGAGGTGCAGTGGATGGCCTGTGCTAACAGAGGTTACTTCGTGCATCTCTGCACCTTGGCTGAAGTGAGGGAAGAGGtatgtttaattattttatactttaaatTGATCAGTATTTATATTTCACTTTAGTTTATATATCAATTGGGTgaattaattaacaaattgTCATCTTTAGGTCCTTAAATATGTTCCTGTAATGGCAAGACCATTGGTTCTCGGTCGTACGGATCATCCAACGATCTGGACTCCAGTCTACGCCGACGTGACAGATCCAAAGATGACCGATTGGTTGTGGGAGCAAAGAGAAAGCGAAGAACAGAAAGAGAGATTCCTTATGCTTCATAGCAGGAAAAGATTCTTCAATGCCGAGGAACGAGATCGCAGATTCGTGAAAAAGCAGAGGAAATCGCACGATCAGAGCGGCGATCTTCAGGAATACAGGCTAATGACTTCGGTTAGCATGCCGGTGTTCGACCGACGAGAGAACGCGGTAAGATCTTCCTTCCTTATACGattcaattaattaattctCTAGAAACGTGCTAGGACACGTCGTAACTGTTACGTTAGATTCTCTGCATATATTCTTGCAAAAAATTATATTCTGTCTCGGATGGTGAAGATTGctatgaaaaatttcgaaattcaAGTATACCCGATGCAATTACATATATGCAATTACATGCAACGTCACATGATGCAATATCCATGGTGCATAAATAAAAGATTCAGCTTTAGGTAACATTAAAAATATCCTGGAACCTGTGTTATTACATATCGAGAATAGATTAACGTCCCTGTCGCTGTATGCAGATTATCATTAACCCCGttctattaataattatttacggTGAGATTCACCTATTATACCTGTGTATACATTGGCTCGTAAGAATTCGAACATCAATCAATTATTCGATCACGTCATGATCAAATGGACGATTCTCAGGTTTTCTTTGtgattatgtatattattgaatgaaatgaaattaactATGGTGATATTATCGAGACACTCGAGCAAGCAGGCATTCACAATCATCGCTCTCCCCATGATAACCTCTTTTCACTCCACTGCCTTCGTTCGATCGATCAGACGATATCAACACGTGTCGTATTACCCTCTTTATTCGTTGACGGATAAACGTTTAATCGCGCAAATCATCTTCGCAATGAGTGCATTTTTTCCTTTGGTTTTAAGTTCCTGTTTGTCCACAGAACATCACAAGGCAGGTGCTGGTGAATGAAGCATACTGGGTGACAGAGACAAGAGAGGTTGGCAGCTAAACAAAAAACACAAGCAACGTTGTTTCAATGCATAGAACCCTGTACCCATCCTTTCACCTTATTGTATTCAAATACGCGACTTGGTCCTTTCTGGTCTCCACGTTTACCAATGGAAAATTTATCTGCCTGATCTAGAGCTCTTCTTAATAGCAATGggcaattattttattttgtaatgtCGACGACGAAAGCTATATTTTACTGTAAGATAATGTAAA from the Bombus affinis isolate iyBomAffi1 chromosome 11, iyBomAffi1.2, whole genome shotgun sequence genome contains:
- the LOC126921843 gene encoding voltage-dependent calcium channel subunit alpha-2/delta-3 isoform X1, which produces MRQRFNIRWIILTICFLLCTGCLAKDGYIVTRWAETLGDELWELAEKVARPEELLSKYKAMNTRVENKSGEELVNIISENVGRMLRRKMDAVTCIRMAAEEHAENWENDEEEGNFTYVSGKYSPVNAELPKVPSNMEKNIDAYRKMLLTADSHFYNIPVNTSFSSVHIPTNVYDMSPAVIEDIKKTEILDNIFQQNYESDPALSWQYFGSVTGMLRQYPAMQWKMDPTQGNEGGKEEDEEKPDIYDCRVRSWFIEAATCSKDMVILMDTSGSMTGMGKTIARTTVNAILDTLSNNDFVTVLSYTNVTYDVVPCFKDMLIQATPENVYTFKNAIANVKTEGLANLTEAFTRAFNLLSTYRETRGCGADTSCNQLIMLVTDGVPGNLTEVFRTWNWRDNDTHIPVRVFTYLLGKEVTKVREIQWMACLNRGYYTHVHTLEEVREQVLKYIPVVARPMVLQDVVHPVVWTHAYADITNPALATWLWLVMQHKEQQSRLQKLLKGKRLGVRINEDDTYIQKLHKSEDVRQDASLLNTTAWQEYRLLTSVSTPVFDRKGNRNNRTRIANLLGVAGTDVPIDDIRKLTLPYKLGVNGYAFIVSNNGYVILHPDLRPVYKGTLKRNYNSIDLTEVEILDDGRGPRNPGPEVLELRAALVDHKKGSLKGVPVKLHYDDNRRVSLERRDYFFAPLPGTPFGLAVAIPNYGTTWIKVGDEIRRNQNLKVNISDFFMGNNWRVHPGWVYCRFHYLEGHEFNSPEQELRHFLDLLNKPGWRWSEQYENETDDVPNCGRRTLSQDDYYCNKELMQLLVFDAKATNASFNSDFVLDDPRARQLAEDYGIFLRFVATQSGLTRWHHLDTNKLPEDDDGIVFGDLHRRAVNEPWYKGAIFQNILDPNSISLSVPWEAGVNATVTASIGIFPKDDRKTAPAAVIGFQMPMKHLYKRFINLTSGQTNSTLINCRNLWIDCYLLDQNGFIVISEAHNDTGQFMGTQEGAVMNSMVGQGLYNPVDIYDYQAWCEEIRISGAATSLTDPLMYIWKLLLWFLLRVTWFTTQFVNLPVGYAKVHFDEDAPDPPPPPRPCLYHYPCDQKRVLYMMNNTIAGQGITNHSDYCSRPFYARRVPHTNLLLVVVDAMYPTCYKRLEVTPVTISPLEYANGSESAPCHKIPLNDLKRRRLEGCFTEHPLEYEIEDCGGASQLTVSLLLFSTVVARILYTFI
- the LOC126921843 gene encoding voltage-dependent calcium channel subunit alpha-2/delta-3 isoform X2 — encoded protein: MRQRFNIRWIILTICFLLCTGCLAKDGYIVTRWAETLGDELWELAEKVARPEELLSKYKAMNTRVENKSGEELVNIISENVGRMLRRKMDAVTCIRMAAEEHAENWENDEEEGNFTYVSGKYSPVNAELPKVPSNMEKNIDAYRKMLLTADSHFYNIPVNTSFSSVHIPTNVYDMSPAVIEDIKKTEILDNIFQQNYESDPALSWQYFGSVTGMLRQYPAMQWKMDPTQGNEGGKEEDEEKPDIYDCRVRSWFIEAATCSKDMVILMDTSGSMTGMGKTIARTTVNAILDTLSNNDFVTVLSYTNVTYDVVPCFKDMLIQATPENVYTFKNAIANVKTEGLANLTEAFTRAFNLLSTYRETRGCGADTSCNQLIMLVTDGVPGNLTEVFRTWNWRDNDTHIPVRVFTYLLGKEVTKVREIQWMACLNRGYYTHVHTLEEVREQVLKYIPVVARPMVLQDVVHPVVWTHAYADITLHKSEDVRQDASLLNTTAWQEYRLLTSVSTPVFDRKGNRNNRTRIANLLGVAGTDVPIDDIRKLTLPYKLGVNGYAFIVSNNGYVILHPDLRPVYKGTLKRNYNSIDLTEVEILDDGRGPRNPGPEVLELRAALVDHKKGSLKGVPVKLHYDDNRRVSLERRDYFFAPLPGTPFGLAVAIPNYGTTWIKVGDEIRRNQNLKVNISDFFMGNNWRVHPGWVYCRFHYLEGHEFNSPEQELRHFLDLLNKPGWRWSEQYENETDDVPNCGRRTLSQDDYYCNKELMQLLVFDAKATNASFNSDFVLDDPRARQLAEDYGIFLRFVATQSGLTRWHHLDTNKLPEDDDGIVFGDLHRRAVNEPWYKGAIFQNILDPNSISLSVPWEAGVNATVTASIGIFPKDDRKTAPAAVIGFQMPMKHLYKRFINLTSGQTNSTLINCRNLWIDCYLLDQNGFIVISEAHNDTGQFMGTQEGAVMNSMVGQGLYNPVDIYDYQAWCEEIRISGAATSLTDPLMYIWKLLLWFLLRVTWFTTQFVNLPVGYAKVHFDEDAPDPPPPPRPCLYHYPCDQKRVLYMMNNTIAGQGITNHSDYCSRPFYARRVPHTNLLLVVVDAMYPTCYKRLEVTPVTISPLEYANGSESAPCHKIPLNDLKRRRLEGCFTEHPLEYEIEDCGGASQLTVSLLLFSTVVARILYTFI